In Helianthus annuus cultivar XRQ/B chromosome 3, HanXRQr2.0-SUNRISE, whole genome shotgun sequence, a single window of DNA contains:
- the LOC110929743 gene encoding probable serine/threonine-protein kinase abkC, which produces MALSRLLAVANVRKAAHSILPTRNIYFSELNNRGTQLVVGFSRSYYKLSSQYNIHGKRLTSCTFHQAKGTLWSYKHFQRFYFISASTKVSHRAQIAWRTVSQICTYNWPSQPMNRIACAVSFALSRSQLIAPGILAFVLGELACTQRTWAEADGFLYKTDLYTHAQDGRVYLTSFIFSLVEVLILCFRAVYLAFLFAPCIAMAPFADSFGVEFRNKWLRCVHYTLKKAGPAFIKWGQWAASRPDLFPNDLCAELAELQTKAPAHSYAYTKKTIEKAFSRSLPEIFENFEEEPVASGSIAQVHRATLKFRHPGQRIKPILVAVKVRHPGVSEAIRRDFILLNIFAKVSVFIPTLKWLRLDESIQQFAVFMMSQVDLSREAAHLSRFIYNFRRWKDVSFPRPLYPLVHPAILVETFEHGESILHYVDELEGHVGVKSGLAHIGTHALLKMLLVDNFIHADMHPGNILVRMTQGPAPDTGLFKSKPHVIFLDVGMTAELCKKDRVNLIEFFKAIALQNGRAAAEHTLKFSKHQSCPNPAAFIKDVEKSFNLWRSAEGESLNPADCMQQLLEQVRRHRVNIDGNVCTVIVTTLVLEGWQRKLDPEYDVIHTLQNLLFKTDLVEDLFYTIEGLMAP; this is translated from the exons ATGGCCTTATCAAG GTTGTTGGCTGTTGCCAACGTTAGAAAGGCAGCACATTCCATTCTCCCAACCCGTAACATCTATTTCTCCGAACTAAACAATCGCGGAACCCAATTGGTAGTCGGGTTTTCCCGCTCCTACTATAAACTATCTTCACAGTATAATATTCATGGCAAACGCCTCACTTCTTGTACATTCCATCAAGCAAAGGGAACCCTATGGAGTTACAAACATTTTCAAAGATTCTATTTCATATCCGCAAGCACTAAAGTTTCACACCGTGCTCAAATCGCATGGAGAACGGTCTCCCAAATCTGTACCTACAATTGGCCATCACAACCGATGAATCGGATCGCTTGTGCGGTTAGTTTTGCGTTAAGTAGATCGCAGTTGATTGCTCCCGGTATATTAGCGTTTGTGTTAGGCGAACTCGCATGCACGCAAAGAACATGGGCCGAAGCCGATGGGTTTTTGTATAAAACCGATCTTTACACACACGCGCAAGATGGGCGTGTTTACTTAACCTCATTTATCTTCTCTCTTGTAGAAGTTTTGATATTATGCTTTAGAGCGGTATATTTAGCATTTCTGTTTGCACCATGTATAGCTATGGCTCCTTTTGCCGATTCATTCGGCGTCGAGTTTCGTAACAAATGGCTACGGTGTGTCCATTACACTTTAAAAAAGGCCGGGCCCGCGTTTATCAAATGGGGTCAGTGGGCCGCTTCAAGGCCCGATCTTTTTCCAAACGATTTATGCGCAGAGCTTGCAGAACTTCAAACAAAAGCACCGGCACATAGCTACGCGTACACAAAGAAAACTATCGAAAAAGCATTTAGCCGTTCATTACCCGAAATATTCGAAAATTTCGAGGAAGAACCGGTAGCTTCCGGAAGTATAGCTCAAGTTCATCGAGCAACGTTAAAGTTTCGACATCCCGGTCAACGTATCAAGCCTATTCTTGTTGCGGTTAAGGTTAGACATCCGGGAGTCAGTGAAGCGATTAGAAGGGATTTTATATTGTTAAATATATTTGCGAAAGTGTCGGTGTTTATTCCTACTTTGAAATGGTTGAGACTCGATGAAAGCATACAGCAATTTGCTGTATTTATGATGTCGCAAGTTGATCTTTCGAGAGAGGCGGCTCATTTGAGTCGGTTTATTTACAATTTTAGAAGATGGAAAGATGTGTCGTTCCCTAGGCCGTTATATCCGCTCGTACATCCGGCTATTTTAGTGGAAACGTTTGAGCATGGTGAAAGTATTTTGCATTATGTGGATGAGCTTGAAGGACATGTAGGCGTTAAATCTGGCCTTGCGCATATTGGGACTCATGCACTTCTAAAGATGCTTTTG GTTGACAATTTCATCCATGCAGATATGCATCCAGGAAACATTCTTGTAAGAATGACACAGGGCCCAGCTCCAGATACTGGGCTGTTTAAATCGAAACCTCATGTAATCTTCCTTGATGTTGGCATGACTGCTGAACTTTGCAAAAAAGATCGGGTCAACCTGATTGAGTTTTTCAAGGCTATTGCGCTTCAAAATGGCCGTGCTGCCGCTGAACACACCCTTAAGTTTTCCAAACATCAAAGCTGCCCAAATCCTGCAGCTTTCATCAAG gatgttgAGAAATCGTTTAACTTATGGAGGTCTGCAGAAGGTGAATCTTTAAATCCTGCAGACTGCATGCAACAGTTGCTTGAACAAGTCAGGCGTCATAGAGTTAATATTGACGGCAATGTGTGCACTGTAATAGTAACCACTTTGGTTTTAGAG